The Bacteroidota bacterium genome includes the window TTTTGAAGTTATAATTGATAGTGTAACGGAAATAATTTCAAGTTGGATATTGAAAATTTCAGTAGAAAGAAGCGTGTTTTTTATTGTAGGTTTCATTATTGGATTGTTTTATATACTTAAGTTATCACTTGAAAAACATATTCAACATGATGCAGAACTGAACACTAACTTAAGCAGAAAAAGTTTCAAAAGAACCATTCTTAAATTTTTAAGTAGAAGGCTTTTAAAAGTAAACTACGTAGCAATCGGTTTATTCATTTTACTGAATATTATAATATCCATTATTAACTATCTTGATATTAAATACATTTGGGTTGATTTTAAATGGGATGGTGGCTTTTTGAAAGATATGGTTCATCAAGGAACCTATTTACTCATTTTTGCCATACTTATTTCAATGGCTATATCTGTTTATTATTTAAACTCCAATTTGGTATTCATCAAAAATAATAAGGTTTTAAAAACGCTGATTATAGTATGGCTTATTCAAAATATTGTTATGATTGTATCAGTGGCTTTTCGTAATGCCTACTATATTCAATATTTTGCTTTGGCCTACAAAAGAATTTTTGTGTATTTCTTTTTAGTGGCTTGTTTGGTTGGACTCGTTTCCATTATTATAAAAACACTCAAACAAAAAAATACTGCGTTCTTACTGCAAGTAAACTCCATATCAATCTTTCTTATTTTTTTAAGTGCTTCACTATTCAATTGGGATTTGATTATTGCTAAATATAATTTTAGTAATTATAAAGAGTCTTATGTTCATTATGATTTCCTGAAAGAGCTTAATAATAGTGCCCTGCCTTATTTAGAAACAAACAAAGAACATTTGCATGAAATTGATAGGGTGCAAGCTAACTTTTTTACTTTTGATACCAGAGGGAAAACTACAAGTGATGAGTTTTCTGATTATATTGAATTAAGAAAAAAGTATTTCAAAGCTATTTGGCCTGAACAAAGTTGGCTCGATTGGAACTTGCCGGAATCAAATGCCTATAAGAAATTAGCTAATTAAACAAAAAAGGCTGTCATTTTGTGACAGCCTTTTTTGTTTTTAGTCTTCAGTTGTTTCACTAGCTAAGTTATAGAAATTAACCTCCTCACATTTTTCTCTATCAAGCAACCTGATAGATAACCTTATTTTGTCAAGTATTTTTTCGTCTGTTAAGTCTTCGTATTCATTCATAAAAGTTTTCATGGTTAATTCCCTTATGTCAAAATTACCAGCGTCTTTTAAGTATATGTAACTCCATTTCCAGCTGGTATTATCATTGTTTCGTTTCTTAAAAACAAAAAGTGTTCCTATTCCTTTTTTTGAGTTTATACTTTCTTTCAGAACTAGTGTTATTGAATCTTTTAAACTGTTTTTTGCTTCGTTTATATATACTTGAGCACGTGCTATAGAGTCTAAATTTTTGTATGATTTAGGGAATTTTTCAAGTTTACCTATATTGTTTAATAGTATATAAGTATTAGCTCTTAAAGAGTTGTTGGCAACCCATTTCTCCCAGTTGTTATCATCAACAGCTATATTGTTTTTTAGTAGTAAAGCACCAATGCTTAATTGCAATGACGCATCACCATTTTTAATAGCTTTATCAAAGAAAGATTTAACCGCTGCTTCTTGGTAAAAAGGTTGTAACAGTATTGCATAGTCAAATACAATGCCTTCGAACAGTTTAAATTTTTTATCCATAGTCAGACTTTCTTTATTGTAATAATCGTATGAATCTTCCTCCTCATAGTCGTTATAGGAAGTGTTTTCCGTGGTGTTTTGTAAACTTGCTATTTGTTTTTTTAGTTCAATATTAGCACTGTTTAAAAACTTGGTTTTATTGGCTGCATATAAATCTGTAGATATTAAATTTTTGTATTTAAGCGCAGCAAGAAGTTCTATAGTACGCTCTTTGTATTCATCATAGTCTAGTAAAAATACAAGTTGCGGCACAACCTTAGCCATTAGCTCTAAACTGTCGTTAAACGCATTAAAACAGCTATTAAAGCTGGAGCTTTCTTCTGCTATGGGCGTTTCTTTTTTAATTAACTCAGTAAAAGCCAATGTAGCAGGCAGGGTTTGTTGTGCCGCCAATGCATATAATACAGCAAATTGATAAGCAGGAGTATCTTTTACCGTAGTATAATATGCCTTCAGCCAATTAATACATTCAGTCGTTTTAATATTTTTCAGGCATTCAATAACCATGATGCGTTTATTCATTTCCAAATCACTTTGTTCGGCTTTTTTAATAGTTTCTTTTACAGCTTTAAAGTCACTTGGTTTAACAATAGCTGTTAAGTCATATACATATTCCCTTGCTTCCATTTTGGTGGTAGAGTCCGTATGAAGTATATTGTTTAAGAGCAATGAAACTTTAGATTCTGTAGCCGATAAACCATAGTTAGAATCTAGCAATGAAAATGTATTGTAAAAAGAATCAATAAAGGCACTTAATTTTCCTTTTTCGCAAAGAGTATTTAATATATATATATAACGACCTTTTTGAATAATTTTAACCCTGATGTATTGGTGTGTGTTTTCATTTGTTTCCACATTAAAGTCTAATATATCGGCACCCTTTTTCTGGGTATAAACTTTTTGGTTTATAGTTGGCATAATAAAATCAGTAGCTTGTTTTATATTCTTATTCCACAATGAATCTAAATTATCATACGATTTATATAGATTGAGTTTATTGTAGGTAAGTCGTATTACTTCTCCCGTAGCTTTTGACGAATAGAATTCCGTTTTATACTCAGCATCGGCTACTTTCTTTTTTTGATAATTACCTATTAAAGTAGCTAACTCATTTTTCTCCGGAACATCAACTAATTTAACAGAGAATAGCATACCCGTATCAGTATGTATTTGGTAATTATTAATGAGTGG containing:
- a CDS encoding DUF4173 domain-containing protein, which translates into the protein MLLSSLLGLVLGKKPKSKTAYLIQICCWVSAIGVVIAHTSYSIVFFWISFLIYLASIVHTELQHFYFAPLFTVNALTFIPKGLGDLFRQSFNIKNSSNLKSWLPLVVLPLVVILVLLKLYALSNHYFEVIIDSVTEIISSWILKISVERSVFFIVGFIIGLFYILKLSLEKHIQHDAELNTNLSRKSFKRTILKFLSRRLLKVNYVAIGLFILLNIIISIINYLDIKYIWVDFKWDGGFLKDMVHQGTYLLIFAILISMAISVYYLNSNLVFIKNNKVLKTLIIVWLIQNIVMIVSVAFRNAYYIQYFALAYKRIFVYFFLVACLVGLVSIIIKTLKQKNTAFLLQVNSISIFLIFLSASLFNWDLIIAKYNFSNYKESYVHYDFLKELNNSALPYLETNKEHLHEIDRVQANFFTFDTRGKTTSDEFSDYIELRKKYFKAIWPEQSWLDWNLPESNAYKKLAN
- a CDS encoding TraB/GumN family protein gives rise to the protein MTKSTTPNPRTGIQLAFTLLYCLSFQLLFAQSNTNNQKSLLWEIVGKNGQKPSYIYGTMHVSGKLAFNLNDSFFIGLKNCDFIALEIDPDLMLTDLVNSKLMKSALGAGVHSFKNKGGFYENSFALNEIKNRSLAGFLSQKVDLVNNLLYRSSAGNANKEEDTYLDLFIFQAGKKLHKKIIGLETFEGTMDMYAKSLKAESELDEKEKTIARYKEGVYTIEKLEEAYRKGDLVLIDSLSRNTSSKMSHKYMIIERNKIMYHGIDSLMKLGASVFTGVGAAHLGGEEGVLNILRKNGYTVNPVSWQALKPSKLKAQIQKINFITELSKQYSTDSSFSVEAPNNMQSLQNINQDGIYLATDMINGSYYMVSSISHNGFINKHDKKYWSQKVDSLLYENIDGTITLKQESLTENGDICFLVNSKTRRGDIEKYKIIITPFKLFAFKVAGNGAYANSSTANQFLNSAKLYTTATVNKKEAGFTYQFTQNNVSIYNGDDNNVGKHIAISNDGTKFNLLLVATNNETKYIEQDTFELNYIIQKAAEKYNCEIAYIHIDSNKASALFEWKKNNETYKGKLVISGPHYYFLLDNSNDETFINSFKLNQKPLINNYQIHTDTGMLFSVKLVDVPEKNELATLIGNYQKKKVADAEYKTEFYSSKATGEVIRLTYNKLNLYKSYDNLDSLWNKNIKQATDFIMPTINQKVYTQKKGADILDFNVETNENTHQYIRVKIIQKGRYIYILNTLCEKGKLSAFIDSFYNTFSLLDSNYGLSATESKVSLLLNNILHTDSTTKMEAREYVYDLTAIVKPSDFKAVKETIKKAEQSDLEMNKRIMVIECLKNIKTTECINWLKAYYTTVKDTPAYQFAVLYALAAQQTLPATLAFTELIKKETPIAEESSSFNSCFNAFNDSLELMAKVVPQLVFLLDYDEYKERTIELLAALKYKNLISTDLYAANKTKFLNSANIELKKQIASLQNTTENTSYNDYEEEDSYDYYNKESLTMDKKFKLFEGIVFDYAILLQPFYQEAAVKSFFDKAIKNGDASLQLSIGALLLKNNIAVDDNNWEKWVANNSLRANTYILLNNIGKLEKFPKSYKNLDSIARAQVYINEAKNSLKDSITLVLKESINSKKGIGTLFVFKKRNNDNTSWKWSYIYLKDAGNFDIRELTMKTFMNEYEDLTDEKILDKIRLSIRLLDREKCEEVNFYNLASETTED